The proteins below are encoded in one region of Halalkalicoccus jeotgali B3:
- a CDS encoding gamma carbonic anhydrase family protein, which yields MIRSFDGTTPEIADSAYVDESAVVIGDVVLDAETSVWPGAVLRGDHGRITLREGANVQDNATLHEGTDLGPRTTVGHNAIVHAARTERASLVGMGAIVLDDATVGEGAIVAANSTVTEGTVVPARTLVAGAPADVVKELDEDDRTALAADHYVENARAYAERSEVVERETVRPGETFE from the coding sequence ATGATCAGGTCATTCGACGGCACGACACCGGAGATCGCCGATTCGGCGTACGTCGACGAGAGCGCGGTCGTCATCGGGGACGTGGTACTCGACGCCGAAACGAGCGTCTGGCCCGGCGCGGTTCTTCGCGGGGACCACGGGCGGATCACCCTCCGGGAGGGCGCGAACGTCCAGGACAACGCCACCCTCCACGAGGGAACGGACCTCGGCCCCCGGACGACGGTGGGTCACAACGCGATCGTCCACGCGGCCCGCACCGAGCGGGCGAGCCTCGTCGGGATGGGCGCGATCGTCCTCGACGACGCGACCGTCGGCGAGGGGGCGATCGTCGCGGCCAACAGCACCGTCACCGAGGGGACCGTCGTCCCCGCGCGGACGCTGGTCGCCGGCGCGCCCGCCGACGTGGTGAAGGAACTCGACGAGGACGACCGGACGGCCCTCGCCGCCGACCACTACGTCGAGAACGCGCGGGCGTATGCCGAGCGCTCGGAAGTCGTCGAGCGCGAGACGGTTCGACCCGGTGAAACGTTCGAATAG
- a CDS encoding pyridoxamine 5'-phosphate oxidase family protein — MTREGTRRTRPETEASYGIPSDGEGLLPWQFVAEAMEGDRNYWVSTTLPDGRPHARPVWGIWLDGTVHCGGGERTRWARNLASSPELAVHRESGEAVVIIEGTAERIDEKSADPELIERLDAAYEAKYGIRHGTPFWAVRPRKILAWNDYPTDATRWTFG; from the coding sequence ATGACACGCGAGGGAACGCGACGGACCAGACCGGAGACCGAAGCGAGTTACGGGATCCCCAGCGACGGGGAGGGGCTGCTCCCCTGGCAGTTCGTCGCCGAGGCGATGGAGGGCGACCGAAACTACTGGGTGTCGACGACGCTGCCCGACGGCCGCCCACACGCGCGGCCAGTCTGGGGGATCTGGCTCGACGGAACCGTTCATTGTGGCGGCGGCGAGCGCACGCGCTGGGCGCGGAACCTCGCTTCGAGTCCCGAACTCGCCGTCCACCGCGAGAGCGGCGAGGCGGTCGTCATCATCGAGGGAACGGCCGAGAGAATCGACGAAAAGAGCGCCGACCCGGAGTTGATCGAGCGCCTCGACGCGGCTTACGAGGCGAAATACGGGATCCGCCACGGGACGCCCTTCTGGGCGGTCCGACCACGGAAAATACTCGCCTGGAACGACTACCCGACCGACGCGACCCGCTGGACGTTCGGGTGA
- the purH gene encoding bifunctional phosphoribosylaminoimidazolecarboxamide formyltransferase/IMP cyclohydrolase — protein sequence MTQVAGLASNRGRNLMHIADSAPGGADLAVVLSNHADAPVLETAADRGIPTEVVERDEGESRESHERRILDALDGYDLDLVCLDGYMRVLTGEFLDGAPLTLNVHPSLLPSFPGTDAHEQVLEAGARITGCTVHVATEEVDAGPIVTQEAVPVYEDDDAASLKERVLHDAEFRAYPRAVRWVAEGTVDVDDDGVRVEADSDERFPARRLTGEDRSTELRYGENPHQDAALYADETEEAATVVGAEQLNEGAKALSYNNYNDADAALGLIKEFEKPAAAVIKHTNPAGCAIADTVSEAYENALSTDPMSAFGGIVALNRACDERTANAITDSFKEVVVAPDYTERALSVLREKENLRVLDVGPFGEREPRLREKHLAGGRLVQEADDQHLAREDLEVVTEREPDSAEFESLLFAWHTIKHVKSNAILFAKGTETVGVGMGQVSRVDAVRLAAMKAAEHAEGKDSEGAVMASDAFFPFPDGIEEASEAGIESVIQPGGSVNDEDVIAAADEHDMAMVFTGSRAFRHD from the coding sequence ATGACACAGGTTGCGGGGCTGGCGAGCAATCGCGGGCGGAACCTCATGCACATCGCCGATAGCGCGCCGGGCGGGGCCGACCTCGCGGTCGTGCTTTCGAACCACGCCGACGCGCCGGTGCTGGAGACGGCGGCCGATCGGGGTATCCCGACCGAGGTCGTCGAGCGCGACGAGGGCGAGTCCAGAGAATCGCACGAACGCCGAATCCTCGATGCCCTCGATGGCTACGACCTCGATCTCGTCTGTCTCGACGGCTACATGCGCGTGCTGACCGGGGAGTTCCTGGATGGGGCGCCCCTGACACTGAACGTTCATCCGAGCCTGCTCCCGTCGTTTCCCGGGACCGACGCCCACGAGCAGGTCCTCGAAGCGGGCGCCCGGATCACGGGCTGTACGGTACACGTCGCCACCGAGGAGGTCGATGCGGGGCCGATCGTCACCCAGGAGGCGGTTCCGGTCTACGAGGACGACGACGCGGCGAGCCTGAAGGAGCGCGTCCTTCACGACGCGGAGTTCCGCGCGTATCCCCGTGCGGTGCGCTGGGTCGCCGAGGGGACCGTCGATGTCGACGACGACGGGGTTCGCGTCGAGGCCGATTCGGACGAGCGGTTCCCGGCCCGGCGGCTTACGGGCGAGGACCGGTCGACCGAACTTCGCTACGGGGAGAACCCCCACCAGGACGCCGCCCTGTACGCCGACGAGACGGAGGAGGCCGCGACCGTCGTCGGCGCCGAGCAACTGAACGAGGGCGCGAAAGCCCTCTCCTATAACAACTACAACGACGCCGACGCGGCCCTCGGTCTGATCAAGGAGTTCGAGAAACCGGCGGCCGCAGTAATCAAGCACACCAACCCCGCCGGATGTGCCATCGCCGACACCGTGAGCGAGGCCTACGAGAACGCGCTCTCGACGGACCCGATGAGCGCCTTTGGAGGGATCGTCGCGCTGAACCGCGCCTGCGACGAGCGTACTGCAAACGCGATCACCGACTCGTTCAAGGAAGTCGTCGTCGCGCCCGACTATACTGAAAGAGCGCTTTCGGTCCTCCGGGAGAAGGAGAACCTCCGCGTCCTCGACGTCGGCCCCTTCGGGGAGCGCGAGCCCCGACTGCGCGAGAAGCACCTCGCGGGCGGGCGACTCGTCCAGGAAGCCGACGACCAGCACCTCGCACGCGAGGATCTGGAGGTCGTCACCGAGCGCGAGCCCGATAGTGCTGAGTTCGAATCGCTGCTCTTTGCGTGGCACACCATCAAGCACGTCAAGTCGAACGCGATCCTCTTCGCGAAGGGCACCGAGACCGTGGGCGTCGGCATGGGGCAGGTCAGTCGGGTTGATGCCGTCCGATTGGCGGCGATGAAGGCGGCCGAACACGCCGAGGGCAAGGACTCGGAAGGAGCGGTGATGGCCTCCGACGCCTTTTTCCCGTTCCCGGACGGGATCGAGGAAGCCAGCGAGGCCGGCATCGAGTCGGTGATCCAGCCCGGCGGTTCCGTGAACGACGAGGACGTGATCGCGGCCGCCGACGAACACGACATGGCGATGGTGTTCACCGGGAGCCGGGCGTTCCGCCACGACTGA
- the purB gene encoding adenylosuccinate lyase yields MDEDHRSDPLYAVSPLDGRYATRTAPLAPYASEAALMRARVRVEIEYLIALADLDATPVEIDREGRKRLRESYEAFDREDARLVKRIETEGYGEYSATNHDVKAVEYFVRERLPEGVGTEWIHFGLTSEDVNNLAHRLLLKPAVRDVLMPALREVRDALVELARENRAVPMLARTHGQPATPTTFGKEMAVYAARLGRALGRIERASEGLAGKLAGASGTYAAHVAAYPEVDWRTFSKGFVEGLDLEHTSLATQVNPCDDLAELFDALRGANDVLLDLDRDAWLYVSDGYLGQRTVEGETGSSTMPHKVNPIDFENSEGNLSKANSDLTFLADYVTTSRLQRDLSDSTVKRNIGAALAHCLIGYGKCETGLGKVTPNEAVMREELEENPEVIGEAVQTILRREGHTDAYERVKALTRGRRTSLDDFKELFRELDVDERTREELLALSPAGYTGLADELVDDLNG; encoded by the coding sequence ATGGACGAGGACCACCGTTCAGATCCCCTCTATGCCGTGTCGCCCCTCGACGGCCGGTACGCGACCCGGACGGCGCCACTGGCCCCGTACGCCAGCGAGGCCGCGCTCATGCGTGCCCGGGTGCGCGTCGAGATCGAATACCTGATCGCGCTCGCGGATCTCGACGCGACGCCGGTGGAGATCGATAGAGAGGGACGTAAGAGGCTACGGGAGAGCTACGAGGCGTTCGACCGCGAGGACGCCCGTCTGGTAAAGCGCATCGAGACGGAGGGCTACGGCGAGTACAGCGCGACCAACCACGACGTGAAAGCCGTCGAGTACTTCGTTCGCGAGCGGCTGCCCGAGGGAGTCGGAACGGAGTGGATCCACTTCGGGCTCACGAGTGAGGACGTGAACAACCTCGCCCACCGGCTGCTCCTCAAGCCCGCCGTACGGGACGTGCTGATGCCCGCGCTCCGCGAGGTCCGGGACGCCCTTGTCGAGCTCGCCCGCGAGAATCGGGCGGTTCCGATGCTCGCACGGACCCACGGTCAGCCCGCGACACCGACGACCTTCGGCAAGGAGATGGCCGTCTACGCCGCCCGTCTCGGGCGCGCGCTCGGACGGATCGAGCGGGCCAGCGAGGGGCTGGCGGGCAAACTCGCCGGGGCCTCGGGTACCTACGCGGCCCACGTCGCGGCCTATCCCGAGGTGGACTGGCGGACGTTCTCGAAGGGGTTCGTCGAAGGACTCGACCTCGAACACACATCCCTCGCCACGCAGGTCAACCCGTGTGACGACCTGGCCGAACTGTTCGACGCGCTCAGGGGCGCCAACGACGTCCTGCTCGACCTCGATCGGGACGCCTGGCTCTACGTCTCGGACGGGTATCTCGGCCAACGAACGGTCGAAGGCGAGACGGGCTCCTCGACGATGCCCCACAAGGTCAACCCGATCGACTTCGAGAACAGCGAGGGAAACCTCTCGAAGGCCAATTCTGATTTAACGTTCCTCGCCGACTACGTCACCACCTCGCGGCTCCAGCGCGACCTCTCGGACTCGACGGTGAAACGGAACATCGGCGCGGCGCTCGCCCACTGCCTGATCGGCTACGGGAAATGCGAGACGGGGCTAGGAAAAGTGACGCCCAACGAGGCGGTCATGCGCGAGGAGCTAGAGGAGAACCCGGAGGTGATCGGCGAAGCAGTGCAAACGATTCTCCGACGGGAGGGTCACACCGACGCCTACGAGCGGGTGAAGGCACTGACGCGCGGGCGGCGCACATCTCTCGACGACTTCAAAGAGCTCTTTCGGGAGCTCGACGTCGACGAGCGGACTCGCGAGGAGCTCCTCGCCCTGTCCCCGGCCGGCTACACCGGGCTGGCCGACGAGCTGGTCGACGACCTCAACGGTTAG
- a CDS encoding ABC transporter substrate-binding protein codes for MNVVSTSPSGTEILCALGIDPVAVSHACDYPPRVKELPSIDFSRVRGGSSAERHDRVRTVSAEGTVYRLNVGTLRDAEPDLILSQEVCGVCAVDTTLVDEVLGDLDGDPDVVGLHANELEDLFSCIERVGEAVGREKRAEELNAALRDRLAGIEARTEGLDRPRVAVLEWLDPPIAAGNWVPELVGIAGGEYGLAEPGDRTVEVEWPSVIEYDPEVLVAAPCGFDSEATLARSGELTEREGWSGLSAVRSKRAYAMDGASYLNRWSPRLVEATERLAACIHPEEFGDPPQDVPALS; via the coding sequence ATGAACGTCGTTTCGACCTCACCCTCGGGAACGGAGATCCTGTGTGCGCTCGGGATCGACCCGGTCGCCGTCTCGCACGCCTGTGACTACCCGCCGCGAGTGAAGGAGCTCCCGTCGATCGATTTCTCCAGAGTGCGCGGCGGGTCGAGCGCCGAACGCCACGACCGCGTTCGGACCGTGAGCGCCGAGGGGACCGTCTACCGCCTCAACGTCGGGACGCTTCGCGACGCCGAGCCCGACCTGATCCTGAGCCAGGAGGTCTGTGGGGTCTGTGCGGTCGATACGACCCTCGTCGACGAGGTCCTCGGTGACTTGGACGGCGATCCCGACGTGGTCGGTCTGCACGCCAACGAGTTGGAGGACCTCTTCTCGTGTATCGAGCGGGTCGGCGAGGCCGTCGGACGCGAGAAACGGGCGGAGGAGCTGAACGCGGCGCTTCGCGATCGATTGGCGGGGATCGAGGCGCGGACCGAGGGGCTGGATCGCCCGCGGGTTGCGGTCCTCGAGTGGCTCGACCCGCCCATCGCCGCCGGCAACTGGGTGCCCGAGCTGGTCGGGATCGCCGGCGGCGAGTACGGGCTCGCCGAGCCCGGCGACCGGACCGTCGAGGTCGAGTGGCCCTCGGTAATCGAGTACGACCCCGAGGTGCTCGTCGCCGCACCCTGTGGATTCGACAGCGAGGCCACCCTCGCCCGAAGCGGGGAGCTGACCGAGCGCGAGGGATGGTCGGGGCTGTCGGCGGTTCGGTCAAAGCGCGCCTACGCGATGGACGGCGCGAGCTACCTCAACCGCTGGAGTCCACGGCTGGTCGAGGCGACCGAGCGCCTCGCGGCCTGCATCCATCCCGAGGAGTTCGGGGACCCCCCACAGGACGTCCCAGCGCTCTCGTAG
- a CDS encoding M20 family metallopeptidase — MSFDPIAFLERAVQIPSDENVSAMREFLCTTLRDHGVEPEIDEAGNVIASRGDGALHTLLNTHIDTVSPHVPFERDGETIRGRGSCDAKGPLSAMLAAFLESDPDGTLTLAITPDEETLSMGAHHLSLEFDRCIVGEPTDLDVCTAAKGRFQGTLTVRGESAHAAEPETGTNAISEAGRALVALESFDADANPHPELGGPTLTPTVIEGGTATNQVPAACRITLDRRSVPPETTEAFAAALAAHLDSHVPGLDAEFRFTDRETPFLEAFETDPDSPIVEALRAAGAGEVRPFTAATEASYFASEAPTVVFGPGVLADETGAVAHGEREYVRVERVRRAATILTEALSG; from the coding sequence GTGAGCTTCGACCCGATCGCCTTCCTCGAGAGAGCCGTGCAGATCCCCTCGGACGAGAACGTCTCCGCGATGCGTGAGTTCCTGTGTACCACCCTCCGGGACCACGGTGTCGAGCCCGAGATCGACGAGGCGGGCAACGTGATCGCCTCCCGGGGCGACGGGGCTCTACACACCCTGTTGAACACGCATATCGACACCGTCTCGCCACACGTCCCCTTCGAGCGCGACGGCGAGACCATCCGCGGACGCGGCTCCTGTGACGCGAAAGGCCCGCTTTCGGCCATGCTCGCGGCCTTTCTCGAAAGCGACCCCGACGGGACGCTCACCCTCGCGATCACGCCCGACGAGGAGACGCTCTCGATGGGCGCACACCACCTCTCGCTCGAGTTCGACCGGTGTATCGTCGGCGAGCCCACCGATCTCGACGTCTGTACCGCCGCGAAAGGCCGGTTCCAGGGCACTCTCACCGTCCGTGGCGAAAGCGCCCACGCCGCCGAACCTGAGACGGGAACGAACGCGATTTCGGAGGCGGGCCGCGCCCTCGTCGCGCTCGAATCGTTCGACGCGGATGCCAACCCTCATCCCGAGCTCGGCGGGCCGACACTCACCCCCACCGTCATCGAGGGCGGGACCGCGACCAACCAGGTGCCAGCCGCCTGCCGGATCACGCTGGATCGCCGCAGCGTCCCGCCCGAGACGACCGAAGCGTTCGCCGCGGCGCTCGCCGCTCACCTCGACTCGCACGTGCCTGGGCTCGACGCCGAGTTCCGGTTCACGGATCGCGAGACGCCCTTCCTCGAGGCGTTCGAAACCGACCCGGATTCGCCGATTGTCGAGGCGCTGCGGGCGGCGGGTGCGGGCGAGGTTCGTCCCTTTACCGCCGCGACGGAGGCGTCGTACTTCGCAAGCGAGGCCCCGACCGTCGTTTTCGGCCCCGGCGTGCTCGCCGACGAAACGGGCGCGGTCGCCCACGGCGAGCGCGAGTACGTCCGGGTCGAGCGGGTGCGCCGGGCGGCCACCATTCTGACCGAGGCGCTCTCGGGCTGA
- the dapF gene encoding diaminopimelate epimerase — translation MVVAFEKYHGTGNDFLICGADEAVDWGAFAIEHCDRETGIEVDGRRGADGVLVLSLSGERVRMRLYQPDGGTAAMCGNGARCAAQWAARRLRRLDTRERPEAASGAGGIGADEFAIDTPAGERRARVGEDTIEIEMGVPSFEPADVPLAREEPLIREDVEGWEVTALNTGVPHAVVFVDDVSTTDLGAMAPPIRHAEVFPEGANVNLASPSERGFDQRTFERGVEGETRSCGTGAVAIAAVAKRIGLVEGDRVSVSPPGGDLDVRVPDDGPAVLSGPVEFEGRGEVSP, via the coding sequence ATGGTCGTAGCCTTCGAGAAGTACCACGGGACGGGCAACGACTTCTTGATCTGTGGGGCCGACGAGGCCGTCGACTGGGGCGCGTTCGCGATCGAGCACTGTGACCGGGAGACTGGGATCGAGGTCGACGGCCGCCGCGGTGCCGACGGCGTGCTCGTCCTCTCGCTTTCGGGTGAGCGGGTGCGCATGCGGCTGTACCAGCCCGACGGCGGGACGGCGGCGATGTGTGGCAACGGCGCGCGGTGTGCGGCACAGTGGGCTGCGAGGCGACTTCGGCGCCTCGATACGCGCGAGCGACCGGAGGCCGCGAGCGGAGCGGGCGGGATCGGAGCCGACGAGTTCGCCATTGACACACCTGCGGGCGAGCGCCGGGCCCGCGTTGGCGAGGACACGATCGAGATCGAGATGGGCGTTCCCTCCTTCGAGCCTGCCGATGTCCCGCTAGCACGCGAGGAGCCCCTGATCCGCGAGGACGTGGAAGGCTGGGAGGTGACGGCGCTGAACACGGGCGTTCCCCATGCCGTCGTCTTCGTCGACGACGTTTCGACGACTGACCTCGGGGCGATGGCCCCGCCGATCCGTCACGCCGAGGTCTTTCCCGAGGGCGCGAACGTGAACCTCGCAAGCCCGAGCGAACGCGGGTTCGACCAGCGCACGTTCGAGCGGGGTGTCGAGGGCGAGACCCGCTCGTGTGGCACCGGTGCGGTCGCCATCGCGGCGGTAGCAAAACGGATCGGACTCGTCGAGGGCGACCGCGTGTCGGTCTCGCCGCCCGGTGGCGACCTCGACGTACGGGTTCCCGACGACGGACCCGCGGTCCTCTCCGGGCCCGTCGAGTTCGAGGGTCGAGGCGAGGTGTCCCCGTGA
- the lysA gene encoding diaminopimelate decarboxylase, translating to MNPPVRRLADWDAARLAGLADTHGTPLYVQDLDRVRENYARMAAAFPEGRVMYAAKANTAKTVLGTLSDAGAGIECASAGEVERALAAGCLPERVQYTAVNPPEADLDYAVSIADDHPELTITAGAEDTIDRLAERGFSGRLCLRVNPGVGAGHHEKVSTGANAKFGVPIERAPDLLDKADERFDVVGIHAHAGSGISGEDLAAHRELVSRMGELARRTDLDLEFVDVGGGFGVPYREGEEPLDLQAVARATREALGEVEATLAVEPGRYLVADAGVLLTRVNTVKPAGEELVVGVDAGMTTLARPAIYGAHHGIRSLAEGERETVEATVTGPICESGDVFGEYDLPAPERGDLLAVGNAGAYGYEMASQYNSRPRPATVVVDGENSGVDRRRETLADVTRLEREVTWS from the coding sequence ATGAACCCGCCGGTACGGCGGCTCGCCGACTGGGACGCCGCCCGACTGGCGGGGCTGGCGGATACCCATGGAACGCCGCTGTACGTCCAGGACCTCGATCGGGTCCGCGAGAACTACGCCCGCATGGCCGCCGCCTTCCCCGAGGGACGGGTCATGTACGCGGCGAAGGCCAACACGGCAAAAACCGTGTTGGGGACGCTTTCGGACGCCGGTGCCGGCATCGAGTGTGCCTCCGCGGGCGAGGTCGAACGCGCGCTCGCGGCCGGCTGTCTCCCCGAGCGCGTACAGTACACCGCGGTCAACCCGCCCGAGGCGGACCTCGATTACGCCGTCTCGATCGCCGACGACCACCCGGAACTGACGATCACGGCGGGAGCCGAGGACACGATCGATCGGCTCGCCGAGCGCGGGTTCTCGGGACGGCTCTGCCTCCGAGTGAACCCCGGCGTCGGCGCGGGCCACCACGAGAAGGTCTCGACCGGGGCGAACGCGAAGTTCGGCGTGCCCATCGAGCGCGCGCCCGACCTGCTGGACAAGGCCGATGAGCGATTCGACGTCGTCGGGATCCACGCCCACGCGGGCAGCGGGATCAGCGGCGAGGACCTGGCGGCCCACCGCGAACTCGTCTCGCGGATGGGCGAGCTAGCTCGAAGAACCGACCTCGACCTGGAGTTCGTCGACGTCGGCGGCGGGTTCGGGGTGCCCTACCGCGAGGGGGAGGAGCCCCTCGATCTACAGGCGGTCGCCCGTGCGACCCGGGAGGCGCTCGGGGAGGTCGAGGCCACCCTCGCCGTCGAGCCCGGGCGCTACCTCGTCGCCGACGCGGGCGTCCTACTTACCCGAGTCAACACCGTCAAACCCGCGGGCGAGGAGCTGGTCGTCGGCGTCGACGCGGGGATGACGACGCTGGCACGCCCCGCCATCTACGGCGCCCATCACGGGATCCGGTCGCTCGCCGAGGGCGAGCGCGAAACCGTCGAGGCGACCGTGACCGGCCCGATCTGCGAGAGTGGCGACGTCTTCGGCGAGTACGACCTGCCCGCCCCCGAGCGCGGCGACCTGCTGGCGGTCGGGAACGCGGGGGCCTACGGCTACGAGATGGCGAGCCAGTACAACAGCCGCCCGCGGCCCGCGACCGTTGTGGTAGACGGCGAGAACAGTGGGGTCGACCGCCGCCGCGAGACCCTCGCGGACGTGACGCGCCTCGAACGGGAGGTCACATGGTCGTAG
- a CDS encoding 2,3,4,5-tetrahydropyridine-2,6-dicarboxylate N-succinyltransferase, with translation MSLETEVTALWEQYRRDDIGADTATTDHLDTLDAFLAALEAGEVRAAEKRSGEWEANEWVKRGILLNFGLRETYPRTYGDVTYHDVLPLRDTADLGERGTRNTPDGTAIRRGAYVGSDCIMMSPSFVNAGAFVGSGTLIDSCDTVGSCAQIGENVKLGANTLIGGVLEPVEDAPVIVEDGVSLGAGCRVTSGFVVGEDSIVGENTLLTPRIPVYDLVEEEVLYGELPPERRAFTRYVESSLGDHDLFEGGAYKPAVVALDVEDGTLDATRREEALRE, from the coding sequence ATGAGCCTCGAAACCGAAGTCACGGCCCTGTGGGAGCAGTACCGGCGGGACGATATCGGTGCCGACACCGCGACGACCGACCACCTCGACACGCTCGACGCCTTCCTCGCGGCGCTCGAAGCCGGCGAGGTCCGAGCCGCCGAGAAACGTTCCGGGGAGTGGGAGGCAAACGAGTGGGTCAAGCGCGGCATCCTGCTCAACTTCGGGCTCCGGGAGACCTATCCGAGGACCTACGGCGACGTGACCTACCACGACGTCCTGCCGCTTCGCGACACGGCCGATCTCGGCGAGCGGGGAACTCGAAACACGCCCGACGGAACGGCGATCCGCCGCGGGGCCTACGTCGGCTCGGACTGCATCATGATGAGCCCGAGTTTCGTCAACGCCGGCGCCTTCGTGGGAAGTGGCACCCTCATCGACTCCTGTGACACCGTCGGTTCGTGTGCCCAGATCGGCGAGAACGTCAAGCTCGGCGCGAACACCCTCATCGGCGGGGTTCTGGAGCCCGTCGAGGACGCACCCGTGATCGTCGAGGACGGCGTTTCCCTTGGAGCCGGCTGTCGGGTCACCTCGGGGTTCGTCGTCGGCGAGGACTCGATCGTCGGCGAGAACACTCTGCTGACGCCCCGCATTCCCGTCTACGACCTCGTCGAGGAGGAGGTGCTCTACGGCGAGCTTCCCCCGGAACGGCGCGCTTTCACCCGCTACGTCGAGTCCTCGCTGGGCGATCACGACCTCTTCGAGGGCGGGGCGTACAAGCCCGCAGTCGTCGCACTCGACGTCGAGGACGGGACCCTCGACGCGACGCGCCGCGAGGAGGCGCTTCGGGAATGA
- the dapB gene encoding 4-hydroxy-tetrahydrodipicolinate reductase, whose amino-acid sequence MRVVVTGATGRMGREVIDAAREAGHDVVAVSHSASGEIGGVEIEPAREFPTLLEEHEPDAAIDFTLPDPSVSYVWDCAEAGVPAVVGTTGFSEAQHGELREASEAVPVLQAANFARGVQGLLSAVREAVAALPEYDVELTETHHNGKRDAPSGTANRVLDAIDETRGDSLRVHGREGEAPREAGEIGVHARRAGDISGEHEVLLAGNHEELRLTHRAGSRGVFAAGALDAAEWLAGRSPGWYDFSDTLPDSES is encoded by the coding sequence ATGAGGGTGGTCGTCACCGGCGCGACGGGCCGGATGGGCCGCGAGGTCATCGACGCCGCCCGCGAGGCGGGCCACGACGTCGTCGCCGTGAGCCACAGCGCCTCGGGCGAGATCGGCGGGGTCGAGATCGAACCCGCACGCGAGTTCCCAACGCTGCTCGAAGAACACGAACCCGATGCGGCGATCGACTTTACGCTCCCCGACCCGAGCGTTTCGTACGTTTGGGACTGTGCCGAGGCGGGCGTCCCGGCGGTCGTCGGCACCACCGGCTTCTCCGAGGCCCAGCACGGGGAGCTGCGCGAGGCGAGCGAGGCAGTTCCCGTGTTGCAGGCGGCGAACTTCGCCCGCGGGGTTCAAGGGCTCTTGAGCGCCGTCCGCGAGGCCGTCGCCGCCCTGCCGGAGTACGACGTCGAGCTCACCGAGACCCACCACAACGGCAAGCGCGACGCCCCCAGCGGGACCGCCAACAGAGTGCTCGACGCGATCGACGAGACCAGAGGCGACTCCCTGCGGGTCCACGGCCGCGAGGGCGAGGCGCCCCGCGAGGCCGGCGAGATCGGCGTTCATGCTCGCCGGGCGGGCGACATCAGCGGGGAGCATGAGGTACTGCTCGCGGGCAACCACGAGGAGCTTCGGCTTACGCATCGCGCGGGGAGTCGCGGCGTGTTCGCTGCTGGGGCACTCGACGCCGCCGAGTGGCTCGCGGGGCGCTCGCCGGGATGGTACGACTTTTCCGATACCCTGCCCGATAGCGAGTCATGA
- the dapA gene encoding 4-hydroxy-tetrahydrodipicolinate synthase, whose amino-acid sequence MTAYDTYSGVFPAMVTPFDDDGSIDFDSLAADAQRLERAGVDGLVPVGSTGESATLTHDEHVQVVETVSGAVEDVPVIAGSGSNNTQEALELSERSAQAGADGLLLISPYYNRPEPEGMERHYRTIADAVDLPQIIYNVPGRTGRDIAVETAVSLAEHENIVGYKAASGDLGRISEVVEKTREADFSVLSGDDAMTLPTLSVGGTGTISVVANVEPERTCAMVGAALAGDYERARSLHHELGPLMRGLFAESNPIPVKEAMAIRGHCEPHLRSPLSRASAGVREDLERLLSDLEPTPELELKA is encoded by the coding sequence TACAGCGGCGTCTTCCCGGCGATGGTGACGCCCTTCGACGACGACGGCAGCATCGACTTCGACTCACTGGCGGCCGACGCCCAGCGCCTCGAACGCGCGGGCGTCGACGGGCTCGTCCCGGTGGGCTCCACCGGCGAGAGCGCGACGTTGACCCACGACGAGCACGTCCAAGTCGTCGAAACCGTAAGCGGCGCGGTCGAGGACGTCCCCGTGATTGCCGGCAGCGGATCGAACAACACCCAGGAGGCGCTCGAACTCTCCGAGCGCTCGGCGCAAGCGGGCGCGGATGGCCTGCTACTGATCTCGCCGTACTACAATCGCCCCGAGCCTGAGGGAATGGAACGCCACTACCGGACGATCGCGGACGCAGTCGACTTGCCCCAGATCATCTACAACGTCCCCGGACGCACGGGCCGGGACATCGCAGTCGAAACTGCCGTCTCGCTCGCGGAGCACGAGAATATCGTCGGCTACAAGGCCGCAAGCGGCGACCTCGGGCGGATCAGCGAGGTCGTCGAGAAGACACGCGAGGCCGATTTCTCGGTCCTCTCCGGTGACGACGCCATGACGCTTCCCACACTGTCGGTGGGTGGGACCGGTACGATCAGCGTCGTCGCGAACGTCGAGCCCGAACGCACCTGTGCGATGGTCGGGGCGGCACTCGCAGGGGATTACGAGCGCGCCCGGTCGCTGCATCACGAACTCGGCCCGCTGATGCGGGGGCTGTTCGCGGAGTCGAACCCGATTCCAGTGAAGGAGGCGATGGCGATCCGCGGCCATTGTGAACCGCACCTTCGGTCGCCGCTCTCGCGGGCCTCCGCGGGCGTGCGAGAGGACCTCGAACGACTCCTCTCGGATCTCGAACCGACGCCCGAACTCGAACTCAAAGCATGA